A stretch of the Streptococcus himalayensis genome encodes the following:
- the rpsI gene encoding 30S ribosomal protein S9, whose product MSQAQYAGTGRRKNAVARVRLVPGTGKITVNKKDVEEYIPHADLRLVINQPFAVTSTVGSYDVFVNVVGGGYAGQSGAIRHGIARALLQVDPDFRDSLKRAGLLTRDARMVERKKPGLKKARKASQFSKR is encoded by the coding sequence ATGTCACAAGCACAATATGCAGGTACTGGACGTCGTAAAAACGCTGTTGCACGCGTTCGCCTTGTTCCAGGAACTGGTAAAATCACTGTTAACAAAAAAGATGTAGAAGAGTACATCCCACACGCTGACCTTCGTTTGGTTATCAACCAACCATTTGCTGTTACATCAACAGTAGGAAGCTACGATGTTTTCGTAAACGTTGTAGGTGGTGGTTATGCAGGTCAATCAGGAGCTATCCGTCATGGTATCGCTCGTGCCCTTCTTCAAGTAGACCCAGATTTCCGCGACTCTCTTAAACGCGCTGGCCTTCTTACACGTGACGCTCGTATGGTAGAACGTAAGAAACCAGGTCTTAAGAAAGCACGTAAAGCTAGCCAGTTCTCAAAACGTTAA